One Setaria viridis chromosome 7, Setaria_viridis_v4.0, whole genome shotgun sequence genomic region harbors:
- the LOC117865860 gene encoding subtilisin-like protease yields MESLKLSVLCLVPSLLLAAVAVVTGDELSTFIVHVHPPENLALATADDRNAWYRSFLPEDGRLVHTYHHVASGFAARLTRRELDALSAMPGFVAAVPDQTYELHTTHTPQFLGLDAREAKRSYPDTERGAGVIIGVLDTGIFPSHPSFSGDGMPPPPARWKGRCDFNARRVCNNKLIGARSFISSSNATSNSLSNDWRAPPVDDAGHGTHTASTAAGAVVPGAEVLGQGRGVATGIAPRAHVAMYKVCTELGCATSDVLAGVDAAVADGCDIISMSLGGISTPFYQNTIAIGTFGAIEKGVFVTVSAGNSGPVASSVSNEAPWMLTVAASTMDRSIRSTVRLGNGLFFHGESLYQPDVSAPTVYPMVYAGASGKPYAEFCGNGSLDGLDVRGKIVLCEIGSEPGRLISRIMKGAVVRSAGGAGMILLNKFPQGYITLAEAHVLPASHVDYAAASAIMSYLNSTANPTAQILFQGTILGTSPAPSIVSFSSRGPSLQNPGILKPDITGPGVNVLAAWPFQVGPPTAFPLPGPTFNIISGTSMSVPHLSGVAALIKSKHPHWSPAAIKSAIMTTADVTDRAGNPNLNEQRLPADLFATGAGHVNPEKAADPGLVYDIAARDYIGYLCGLYNSQNVSVIARRPVDCSAETVIPESMLNYPSISVAFQQMWNWSTPVVVERTVKNVGKVPSVYYAAVDVFDDDVTVGVYPRELVFKQVGQEHSFEVIVWPKQNGASLVQGALRWVSDTHTVRSPISISFA; encoded by the coding sequence ATGGAAAGCTTGAAGCTCTCCGTGCTCTGCCTCGTTCCGTCCCTCCTCCTTGCGGCCGTTGCCGTGGTCACCGGCGACGAGCTCTCCACGTTCATCGTCCACGTGCACCCCCCGGAGAACCTCgcgctcgccaccgccgacgACCGGAACGCGTGGTACCGGTCGTTCCTGCCCGAGGACGGCCGCCTCGTCCACACCTACCACCACGTCGCCAGCGGCTTCGCGGCCCGGCTGACGCGGCGGGAGCTCGACGCGCTGTCCGCGATGCCCGGGTtcgtcgccgccgtgccggaCCAGACGTACGAGCTGCACACGACGCACACGCCTCAGTTCCTAGGGCTGGACGCTCGGGAAGCCAAGAGGTCCTACCCCGACACCGaacgcggcgccggcgtcatCATCGGCGTGCTCGACACCGGTATCTTCCCGTCGCACCCCTCCTTCAGCGGCGAcggcatgccgccgccgccggccaggtGGAAGGGTCGGTGCGACTTCAATGCCCGCCGGGTGTGCAACAACAAGCTCATCGGCGCCCGCTCCTTCATCTCCAGTTCCAACGCCACGAGCAACTCCTTGTCCAACGACTGGCGGGCGCCGCCGGTCGACGACGCCGGGCACGGCACGCACACTGCCAGCACGGCCGCGGGCGCCGTCGTGCCGGGCGCTGAGGTCCTTGGTCAGGGCAGGGGTGTCGCCACCGGGATCGCGCCCCGCGCGCACGTCGCCATGTACAAGGTGTGCACCGAGCTCGGCTGCGCCACCTCCGACGTACTCGCCGGCGTTGACGCCGCCGTGGCCGACGGCTGCGACATCATCTCCATGTCTCTCGGTGGGATCTCAACGCCGTTCTACCAAAACACCATCGCCATCGGGACGTTCGGCGCGATCGAGAAGGGAGTCTTCGTCACCGTGTCCGCTGGCAACTCCGGCCCTGTCGCCAGCTCCGTGTCGAACGAGGCGCCATGGATGCTCACCGTCGCCGCGAGCACCATGGACCGCTCGATCCGTTCCACGGTCCGCTTGGGGAACGGCCTCTTCTTCCACGGCGAGTCGTTGTACCAGCCAGACGTCTCGGCACCCACCGTCTACCCGATGGTCTACGCCGGCGCTAGCGGGAAGCCGTACGCCGAGTTCTGCGGCAACGGCTCGCTAGACGGCCTGGATGTCAGGGGCAAGATCGTGCTCTGCGAGATTGGGAGCGAGCCGGGGCGCCTCATCTCGAGGATCATGAAAGGCGCGGTGGTTCgaagcgccggcggcgccggcatgATATTGCTGAACAAATTCCCGCAAGGCTACATCACGCTCGCCGAAGCACACGTCCTCCCGGCGTCGCACGTCGactacgccgccgcctcggccatCATGTCCTACCTTAACTCCACGGCGAACCCCACGGCACAGATCCTCTTCCAGGGCACGATCCTCGGCACGTCACCGGCTCCGTCGATCGTCTCCTTCTCCTCTCGCGGGCCTAGCCTCCAGAACCCCGGCATCCTGAAGCCCGACATCACAGGACCCGGCGTGAACGTGCTCGCCGCGTGGCCGTTCCAGGTGGGTCCGCCGACAGCGTTTCCTCTGCCCGGGCCGACCTTCAACATAATCTCCGGCACGTCCATGTCGGTGCCTCACCTTAGCGGCGTCGCAGCGCTCATCAAGAGCAAACACCCTCACTGGTCGCCGGCCGCGATCAAATCGGCGATCATGACCACCGCCGACGTCACCGACCGCGCCGGCAACCCCAACCTCAACGAGCAGCGCCTGCCGGCCGACCTGTTCGCCACCGGCGCCGGTCATGTTAACCCGGAGAAGGCCGCGGACCCCGGCCTGGTCTACGACATCGCGGCCAGAGACTACATCGGCTACCTCTGCGGCCTGTACAACAGCCAGAACGTCTCGGTGATCGCGCGGCGGCCGGTCGACTGCTCAGCCGAAACGGTGATCCCGGAGAGCATGCTGAACTACCCGTCGATCTCGGTCGCGTTCCAGCAGATGTGGAACTGGAGCACGCCCGTGGTCGTTGAGCGCACGGTGAAGAACGTCGGGAAGGTACCGTCGGTGTACTACGCGGCGGTCGACGTGTTTGACGATGATGTGACCGTCGGCGTGTACCCGCGCGAATTGGTGTTCAAGCAGGTGGGCCAGGAGCATAGCTTCGAAGTGATCGTGTGGCCGAAGCAGAATGGTGCTTCGCTGGTGCAAGGCGCGCTCCGGTGGGTGTCAGACACGCACACCGTCAGGAGCCCCATCTCCATTTCGTTTGCTTGA